One window of the Asticcacaulis sp. SL142 genome contains the following:
- a CDS encoding Fe2+-dependent dioxygenase, whose amino-acid sequence MMLHIPEVLSSDQLEHIRAGLNAAPWQDGAATAGPQAVQVKHNRQLPADAPQSQILADIVTKALKAHPLFVSAALPHLILTPRFNAYEGGGHYGNHVDSAIHFDPLKNISVRTDVSCTVFLNDPPDYDGGELIVEDTYGAHEVKLKSGDAILYPSTSLHRVEPVTRGVRLASFLWVQSMVRDDTRRQMLFDLDMTILKLRQTLGDCAEVVALTAHYHNLLRQWADL is encoded by the coding sequence ATGATGCTGCATATTCCCGAAGTGTTAAGCTCTGATCAGCTTGAGCATATTCGCGCGGGCCTTAACGCGGCACCGTGGCAGGACGGGGCGGCCACCGCCGGGCCGCAGGCCGTGCAGGTCAAGCACAATCGCCAACTGCCCGCCGACGCGCCCCAGTCTCAGATCTTGGCTGATATAGTCACAAAGGCGCTTAAAGCCCATCCGCTGTTTGTCTCGGCCGCCCTGCCGCACCTCATCCTGACACCGCGCTTTAATGCCTACGAAGGCGGGGGGCATTACGGTAATCATGTCGATAGTGCCATTCACTTTGATCCGCTGAAAAACATCAGTGTGCGCACCGATGTCTCCTGCACCGTGTTTCTGAACGACCCCCCAGACTATGACGGCGGCGAACTGATTGTTGAGGATACTTACGGCGCCCATGAGGTGAAACTTAAGTCCGGGGATGCCATACTCTATCCATCAACCTCCCTGCACCGAGTCGAGCCGGTCACGCGCGGGGTGCGGCTGGCGTCGTTTTTGTGGGTGCAGAGCATGGTCAGGGACGATACCCGCCGTCAGATGTTGTTCGATCTGGACATGACCATTCTGAAGCTGCGGCAGACCCTCGGCGACTGTGCCGAAGTGGTAGCGCTGACGGCGCACTATCATAACCTTCTTCGCCAATGGGCCGACTTATGA
- a CDS encoding alpha-hydroxy acid oxidase, with amino-acid sequence MTILTAIPRDIVSLSDYERYARARLDDNAWVYLMSGAGDELTLTDNMQAYQRIKLAGHVLGNVAGGHTRLELLGRALPHPICVAPMAYHKLFHPDGEAATAMGAGAVGAGMVISSLASVSFEDIVAKATDPLWLQLYLQPDRGVVLEMVRRAESLGFAGLMVTVDAPLAGLRNREQRAGFALPDGVRAVNVMSPSTPLPPLSAGQSVVFDGLMAQAPTWADMEWLTGQTQLPVMLKGILTPTDAVRAFEVGAAGVVISNHGGRILDGLPATIEVLPAIVAATQGRGPVLIDGGIRRGSDVFKALALGASAVMIGRPVMHALATAGALGVAHAIRTLHEELEVVMALSGCATLKDISPAHLITARP; translated from the coding sequence GTGACCATACTGACCGCCATCCCCCGCGATATCGTCAGTCTTAGCGACTATGAGCGCTATGCCCGCGCACGGCTGGATGATAATGCTTGGGTCTATCTGATGAGCGGGGCGGGTGATGAACTGACCCTGACCGATAATATGCAGGCCTATCAGCGCATCAAACTGGCGGGGCATGTGCTGGGGAATGTGGCGGGCGGCCATACCCGGTTGGAGCTGCTGGGGCGGGCCTTGCCGCATCCGATATGTGTGGCGCCTATGGCCTATCATAAACTGTTCCATCCGGACGGGGAGGCGGCGACCGCTATGGGGGCTGGTGCGGTCGGGGCTGGCATGGTCATAAGCTCGCTGGCGTCGGTGTCGTTTGAGGACATTGTGGCCAAGGCCACCGATCCGTTGTGGCTGCAACTCTATCTGCAACCGGATCGGGGCGTGGTACTTGAGATGGTGCGTCGGGCTGAAAGCCTTGGGTTTGCTGGGCTGATGGTCACGGTCGATGCGCCGCTGGCGGGGCTTCGGAACCGGGAACAGCGGGCGGGATTTGCGCTGCCGGACGGGGTGAGGGCGGTCAATGTTATGTCGCCGTCCACGCCTTTGCCGCCGCTTTCTGCCGGTCAGAGCGTAGTGTTTGATGGCCTGATGGCGCAGGCGCCGACCTGGGCAGATATGGAATGGCTGACCGGCCAGACCCAATTGCCGGTGATGCTTAAGGGCATACTGACGCCCACGGATGCGGTGCGGGCTTTTGAGGTCGGGGCGGCGGGTGTGGTTATATCCAATCATGGCGGGCGTATTCTGGATGGCCTGCCTGCCACGATTGAGGTTCTGCCCGCTATAGTCGCAGCTACCCAAGGGCGCGGGCCGGTGCTGATCGATGGCGGTATCCGGCGCGGCAGCGATGTTTTCAAGGCACTGGCACTCGGGGCGTCTGCGGTGATGATAGGCCGTCCGGTCATGCACGCGCTTGCCACCGCCGGGGCTTTAGGGGTGGCGCACGCCATCCGCACCCTGCACGAGGAACTGGAAGTGGTCATGGCCTTAAGTGGCTGCGCGACTCTAAAGGATATCTCGCCTGCGCATCTAATTACCGCGCGGCCATAA
- the moaB gene encoding molybdenum cofactor biosynthesis protein B — protein MPLTDTDRAYIGAGRIHEDRPFKSVNIAILTVSDTRTAENDTSGDVLARRITEAGHHLAARDIVRDDVEHIRGAIRTWIASGDVDVIITTGGTGITGRDVTPEAVEPMFDKRIEGFSTIFHMVSFQTVGLSTLQSRALAGLIDGVFVFCLPGSNGACKDGWDKVIRWQLDSRHGPCNMVELMPRLKE, from the coding sequence CTGCCCCTTACCGACACTGACCGCGCCTATATCGGGGCCGGACGCATCCATGAAGACCGCCCGTTCAAATCCGTCAATATCGCCATACTCACCGTATCCGACACGCGCACGGCGGAAAACGATACCTCCGGCGATGTACTGGCGCGTCGGATCACTGAGGCGGGCCATCATCTGGCGGCGCGCGATATTGTGCGCGATGATGTTGAGCATATCCGCGGCGCGATCCGCACCTGGATTGCGTCAGGTGATGTCGATGTGATCATAACCACCGGTGGCACCGGCATTACCGGCCGCGATGTCACCCCTGAAGCGGTCGAGCCGATGTTTGATAAACGCATCGAAGGCTTTTCGACCATTTTTCATATGGTCAGTTTCCAGACGGTCGGCCTGTCGACCCTGCAATCGCGGGCCTTGGCGGGGCTAATTGACGGCGTGTTTGTGTTCTGCCTGCCGGGTTCAAACGGGGCGTGCAAGGATGGCTGGGATAAGGTCATCCGCTGGCAATTGGATAGCCGTCATGGGCCATGCAACATGGTCGAACTGATGCCCCGATTAAAGGAGTAA
- a CDS encoding molybdenum cofactor guanylyltransferase, with product MAESTDSMIVGVILAGGQGQRMGGNKPFAIYDHAPLISHAIAALTPQVSQLLINAGEPISPVATQLRTLKTPLIYDDPATANLGPLSGIHTGLKAAIRMKAKSMISLPCDMPHIPATMVKSLVTAQMVSGADIIYIKGLRDHPLCALWQPSVFAALDQALRQADGGLGVLRFLSTQKISTLTPTDERAYTNINSLADLSLQQTI from the coding sequence ATGGCCGAAAGTACAGACAGCATGATTGTGGGCGTGATCCTGGCGGGGGGGCAGGGCCAGCGGATGGGCGGCAATAAGCCGTTTGCCATCTATGATCACGCGCCCCTGATCAGCCATGCCATAGCCGCCCTGACCCCGCAAGTATCGCAGCTTCTGATCAATGCCGGGGAGCCGATATCGCCGGTGGCCACGCAATTGCGCACCCTGAAAACCCCGCTGATCTATGATGATCCGGCCACTGCCAATCTCGGCCCCTTAAGCGGCATCCACACCGGACTTAAAGCGGCCATACGGATGAAAGCCAAATCGATGATCAGCCTGCCGTGCGATATGCCGCATATCCCCGCGACCATGGTCAAATCGCTGGTAACCGCCCAGATGGTGTCGGGCGCGGATATCATCTACATTAAGGGTCTGCGCGATCATCCTCTATGCGCCTTGTGGCAGCCGTCCGTGTTTGCGGCCCTTGATCAGGCCTTGCGTCAGGCTGATGGTGGCTTGGGCGTTTTGCGGTTTTTGAGCACGCAAAAGATCAGCACCCTCACCCCCACCGATGAACGCGCCTATACCAATATCAATAGTCTGGCCGATCTAAGCTTACAACAAACGATCTAG
- a CDS encoding helix-turn-helix transcriptional regulator — MLHKTGTHRFEDFIADTARAATADELFGTFTSAMHRFGYDQVNFSIPRDLDLPPEHNRSSIFVSYPEDWQKYYVEKDVARIDPVLRAAATHHWGFLWSDLEKQNALTKTQISLFRMAEDAGLNNGIGIPFKGSRAQIAGVALASRERSNACLKNLDLISAYCTQFYAAYKRLYARSETQTFAVLTPKEEEILLWVASGKTDEDIASILTISRNTVDTHMRHIFRKLDVTNRVQAVVKAVMAGIIHP, encoded by the coding sequence ATGCTGCATAAAACCGGTACCCATCGTTTCGAAGATTTTATCGCGGATACGGCCCGCGCCGCAACGGCTGATGAGCTGTTTGGCACCTTCACGTCGGCGATGCACCGGTTTGGCTATGATCAGGTCAATTTCTCGATACCGCGCGATCTTGATCTGCCGCCGGAGCACAATCGCAGCAGCATCTTTGTCAGCTACCCCGAAGACTGGCAAAAATACTATGTGGAAAAAGACGTGGCGCGCATTGATCCGGTATTGAGAGCCGCCGCTACCCATCACTGGGGTTTTCTGTGGTCCGACCTTGAGAAACAGAACGCCCTGACCAAAACGCAGATAAGTCTGTTTCGTATGGCCGAAGACGCTGGCCTTAATAACGGCATTGGCATACCGTTTAAGGGGTCACGAGCCCAGATCGCCGGGGTCGCTCTGGCGTCCCGTGAACGCAGTAATGCCTGTCTGAAAAACCTAGATCTCATCAGCGCCTACTGCACGCAGTTCTATGCGGCCTATAAGCGCCTGTACGCCAGGTCAGAAACCCAGACCTTTGCGGTACTGACCCCAAAAGAGGAGGAAATCCTGCTATGGGTCGCCTCCGGCAAGACCGATGAAGATATCGCTTCCATACTGACCATCAGCCGCAACACGGTTGACACCCATATGCGCCATATTTTCCGCAAACTCGACGTCACCAACCGCGTCCAAGCGGTCGTCAAGGCGGTCATGGCCGGCATAATTCATCCCTGA
- a CDS encoding MoaD/ThiS family protein produces the protein MIRILFFGKISDLIGQREITVAHETGLNLHQLRDTVFRDLLAAQALKPSDIHMSVNQTKTRDDTALNDGDEVAFFSVFSGG, from the coding sequence ATGATCCGCATTTTATTTTTCGGGAAAATATCTGACCTGATCGGCCAGCGCGAAATCACCGTGGCGCATGAAACAGGCCTGAACCTGCACCAATTGCGTGATACGGTATTTAGAGACCTATTGGCCGCGCAGGCCCTGAAACCATCCGATATTCACATGAGCGTCAACCAGACCAAAACACGCGATGACACAGCCCTGAATGATGGCGATGAAGTGGCCTTTTTTTCTGTTTTTTCAGGTGGTTAG
- the moaA gene encoding GTP 3',8-cyclase MoaA: MTSLYQSSPLTARADVHGRRISYVRISVTDRCDLRCTYCMSERQTFLPKSALLSYEELERLSLFLMDQGVKTLRITGGEPLVRKGILGFLKRVGAHVETGRLKELTLTTNGTLLKDAVPDLVAANIKRINVSMDSLKPDVFGRITRGGDITKVIEGIETAQGSGIKIKLNVVVLARDNRAEISDIITWAHGRGIDVSLIETMPLGDDIAGREDQFVSLRDVVRDLSSFWSLEPLREKTAGPARYYRVAETGGKLGLITPLSHNFCDDCNRVRVTATGKLYMCLGQEDHVDLAAALRADPTDAGLDAAYTEALSHKPRRHEFLIESGTVRGVGNRTMSVTGG; the protein is encoded by the coding sequence ATGACGTCTTTATACCAGTCTTCGCCCCTTACGGCCCGCGCCGATGTTCATGGCCGCCGCATTTCCTATGTACGGATTTCGGTGACGGATCGCTGCGACCTGCGCTGCACCTACTGCATGAGCGAGCGCCAGACCTTTTTGCCGAAATCAGCGCTGTTGTCCTATGAGGAACTGGAGCGCTTAAGCCTGTTTCTGATGGATCAGGGGGTAAAAACCCTGCGCATCACCGGTGGCGAACCGTTGGTGCGCAAAGGCATATTGGGCTTTCTGAAACGGGTGGGTGCGCATGTCGAAACCGGGCGTCTGAAAGAACTAACCCTGACGACCAATGGGACATTGCTTAAGGACGCCGTGCCCGATCTGGTGGCGGCGAATATCAAACGCATCAATGTGTCGATGGATAGCCTGAAACCCGATGTGTTCGGGCGCATTACGCGCGGCGGGGATATCACCAAGGTGATCGAAGGGATCGAGACGGCGCAAGGCTCAGGCATCAAAATCAAGCTGAATGTGGTTGTGCTGGCGCGTGATAACCGCGCGGAAATTTCGGACATTATCACCTGGGCGCACGGACGCGGGATCGATGTCTCGCTGATTGAGACCATGCCGCTGGGTGATGATATTGCGGGCCGCGAGGATCAGTTTGTATCGTTGCGCGATGTCGTACGCGACCTGTCATCGTTCTGGAGCCTTGAGCCTTTACGTGAAAAAACCGCGGGGCCGGCGCGTTATTACCGTGTTGCGGAAACCGGCGGTAAGCTGGGGCTGATCACGCCGCTCAGCCATAATTTCTGCGACGATTGCAACCGGGTGCGGGTGACCGCCACGGGTAAGCTCTATATGTGTCTGGGGCAGGAGGATCATGTCGATCTGGCCGCCGCGTTGCGGGCTGATCCGACCGATGCTGGCCTTGATGCCGCCTATACCGAAGCCCTCAGCCATAAACCCCGCCGCCATGAATTCCTGATTGAATCGGGTACAGTGCGCGGCGTGGGCAACCGTACCATGTCCGTCACCGGAGGATAG
- a CDS encoding putative bifunctional diguanylate cyclase/phosphodiesterase, giving the protein MNGRFVRRPQVEPLSPSPFVRLINLFRVQSDNTELVRAQFDALSKQLPLLYLILASTSIAIGITYHDIAPVWLSLYIPAGFFMICAVRLWVWFRRRGKTVSDEQALKHLKLTNLLASLLTASYTTYGLIIYQYGDAYAQSAVAFCLALTVIGCIFCLMSLRSAALSVILIANAPFSIFLLMQGHTALRAVAINLAIVSIAMVFILMVYYREFANMVQSRKDLICKQAETERLSDDNFRIANLDSLTDLPNRRRFFAALTLTFEICHKSGDRFAIGIVDLDGFKPVNDTYGHATGDRVLVEAGRRLQDLCGANIILSRLGGDEFGLIVTGNPSDEDLMALGKKLGDVVRLPYDIGASHAQISACIGFATFPDSANTPDGLFERADYALYYAKRHLRGQTVLFSQAHEKLIHEHSVVEQALQAADLECELSVVYQPIVDARTGRIAAFEALARWQSPFLGAIGPDRFIPIAERAGLIRPMTKILIQKALRAAATWPDQMRISINLSAQDIAVAEGVVQIIACVNQSGVDPKRIDFEITETSITSDFIQARRAIDALKALGCGISLDDFGTGYSSLSHVHKLPLDKIKVDKSFISDIDTNPASFKIVRSLIVLCQDMGLTCVMEGVETEAQYEILSELGGDYIQGWYFSKPMSADLVLRYMEQDQPDRRQKA; this is encoded by the coding sequence GTGAACGGACGTTTTGTCCGCCGTCCGCAGGTTGAGCCCTTGTCCCCGTCGCCCTTTGTACGCCTGATTAATCTCTTCCGTGTCCAGTCGGACAATACCGAGTTGGTGCGCGCCCAGTTTGACGCCCTGTCCAAACAGCTACCCCTGCTTTATCTGATCCTGGCCTCGACCTCGATTGCCATCGGCATCACCTATCATGACATAGCCCCTGTGTGGTTGTCTCTGTATATACCCGCTGGCTTTTTTATGATTTGTGCTGTCCGGCTTTGGGTCTGGTTCCGGCGTCGCGGCAAAACCGTCAGCGACGAGCAGGCCCTGAAACACCTCAAACTCACTAATTTACTGGCATCGCTGCTGACAGCGTCTTACACTACGTACGGCCTCATTATTTATCAGTATGGCGACGCCTATGCCCAAAGCGCGGTGGCTTTTTGTCTGGCACTGACGGTCATCGGCTGCATCTTCTGCCTGATGAGTCTGCGCTCGGCAGCACTCAGCGTTATACTCATCGCCAATGCGCCCTTTTCCATCTTTCTTTTGATGCAAGGCCATACGGCCTTGCGTGCCGTGGCGATCAATCTGGCGATCGTATCGATTGCTATGGTGTTTATTCTGATGGTCTACTACCGCGAGTTTGCCAATATGGTGCAATCGCGCAAGGATCTGATCTGCAAGCAGGCAGAGACCGAACGCCTGAGCGATGATAACTTTCGTATCGCCAATCTCGACAGCCTGACCGACCTGCCAAACCGCAGACGGTTCTTCGCCGCCCTGACGCTGACGTTCGAAATCTGCCACAAAAGTGGTGACCGTTTCGCCATTGGCATTGTAGACTTGGATGGCTTTAAGCCGGTCAATGACACCTACGGCCATGCTACCGGCGACCGGGTGCTGGTGGAGGCCGGTCGCCGCCTGCAAGACCTGTGTGGCGCCAACATCATTTTATCGCGGTTGGGCGGTGATGAGTTCGGGCTGATCGTGACGGGTAATCCCAGTGACGAAGACCTGATGGCGTTAGGTAAAAAACTGGGCGATGTCGTGCGCCTGCCATATGACATTGGCGCCTCACACGCTCAGATTTCGGCCTGTATCGGCTTTGCCACCTTCCCGGATTCCGCCAATACCCCTGATGGCCTGTTTGAGCGGGCCGACTATGCGCTTTACTACGCCAAACGCCACCTGCGCGGGCAGACTGTGCTGTTCTCGCAGGCCCATGAGAAGCTGATCCATGAGCACAGCGTGGTCGAGCAGGCCCTGCAGGCAGCCGATCTGGAGTGTGAATTGTCGGTGGTCTATCAGCCGATCGTTGATGCCCGCACCGGCCGTATCGCGGCCTTCGAGGCTTTGGCGCGCTGGCAAAGCCCGTTCCTGGGTGCCATTGGCCCGGACCGGTTCATTCCCATCGCCGAACGCGCCGGGCTGATCCGGCCGATGACGAAGATATTGATCCAAAAGGCCCTCAGAGCGGCGGCGACCTGGCCGGATCAGATGCGCATTTCGATCAATCTGTCGGCGCAGGACATTGCCGTAGCCGAAGGTGTGGTGCAGATTATCGCCTGCGTCAACCAAAGCGGGGTTGACCCTAAGCGCATAGATTTTGAGATCACCGAAACCTCGATCACCAGTGATTTCATCCAAGCTCGCCGGGCGATTGACGCTTTGAAGGCCCTGGGATGCGGCATTTCGCTCGATGATTTCGGCACCGGCTATTCCTCGCTTAGCCACGTCCATAAGCTGCCGCTGGATAAGATCAAGGTCGACAAGAGCTTCATCTCGGACATCGACACCAATCCAGCCAGCTTTAAGATCGTGCGCTCGCTGATCGTGCTATGTCAGGATATGGGACTGACCTGCGTGATGGAAGGGGTCGAGACCGAAGCCCAGTATGAAATATTGAGCGAACTGGGCGGCGACTACATTCAGGGCTGGTATTTCTCAAAGCCCATGTCGGCCGATCTGGTTCTGCGCTACATGGAACAGGATCAGCCCGACCGCCGCCAAAAGGCGTGA
- a CDS encoding M14 family metallopeptidase: MALAVSSDFDGGNIEVVAIDGVRADLRIRKDTQAGWSQWFYFRVDGEIGQPLTLTLKDVNQCSYPDGWDNYRARVSEDGEVWRQCDTRYENGDLIISYTPQTPVVWFAYFAPYGLKRHEELLHRAAGAGGKLDIIGHSTEGRPISRLRLGSGPKKVWFLGRQHAGETMASWWMDGAVAHLMKTGDPAVAELLSKATVYLVPLVNIDGAFHGNLRANAAGLDLNRQWHIPPENAPEVAAILKAMDDTGVDFMMDVHGDEAIPHVFIDGCDIDVKSTPVQKTGCQDYYAALLNASPAFQTTYGYPPNFGGDDAPTICARAVPRRYGCVGMTLEMPFKDSLDVPDAEQGWSPQASADLGAACLKALNEIL; encoded by the coding sequence ATGGCTTTGGCAGTGTCTTCTGATTTCGACGGCGGTAATATTGAGGTTGTGGCTATAGATGGCGTCCGGGCCGATCTGCGCATCCGTAAAGACACCCAGGCGGGCTGGAGCCAGTGGTTTTATTTCCGGGTCGATGGTGAAATTGGTCAGCCGCTGACCCTGACCCTCAAAGACGTTAATCAATGCTCATACCCGGACGGCTGGGATAATTACCGCGCACGCGTCTCAGAAGATGGGGAGGTTTGGCGTCAGTGCGATACCCGCTATGAAAACGGCGATCTGATCATCAGCTATACGCCGCAAACGCCGGTCGTGTGGTTTGCCTATTTTGCCCCCTATGGCCTCAAGCGCCATGAGGAACTGCTGCACCGGGCCGCCGGGGCGGGGGGCAAGCTCGACATCATCGGTCATTCGACCGAGGGGCGGCCCATTTCACGCTTGCGGTTAGGCAGTGGACCCAAAAAAGTGTGGTTTCTGGGGCGGCAGCACGCCGGCGAAACCATGGCGAGCTGGTGGATGGACGGGGCGGTGGCCCACCTGATGAAAACCGGCGACCCGGCGGTGGCAGAACTGCTGTCGAAAGCGACCGTCTATCTGGTGCCGCTGGTTAATATCGACGGCGCGTTCCACGGCAATCTGCGCGCCAATGCGGCGGGGCTTGATCTGAACCGGCAATGGCACATTCCGCCCGAAAATGCGCCGGAAGTGGCCGCTATCCTTAAGGCCATGGACGATACGGGCGTCGATTTCATGATGGATGTTCACGGTGACGAAGCCATTCCGCATGTCTTTATTGACGGCTGCGATATCGATGTGAAATCGACTCCGGTCCAAAAGACAGGCTGTCAGGACTATTATGCGGCGCTGCTGAACGCCTCACCGGCCTTTCAGACCACCTATGGCTATCCGCCCAACTTTGGGGGTGATGACGCCCCGACCATCTGCGCGCGCGCCGTGCCCCGTCGCTATGGCTGTGTCGGGATGACGCTGGAAATGCCTTTCAAGGACAGTCTGGATGTGCCCGATGCTGAACAGGGCTGGTCGCCTCAGGCCAGCGCCGATCTGGGTGCGGCCTGTCTTAAGGCGCTGAACGAAATCCTTTGA
- the glp gene encoding gephyrin-like molybdotransferase Glp — translation MAALKGITVDQAADFLRMVAPKPRTQKVKLEKARGRVLAEDVLATRDQPPFNASAMDGYAVVDLISDEALQKEPLTVVGESLAGRRFKGDLIAGEAVRIFTGAPVPAMTNAVIIQENIDRQSDLIFVQPDGWASKSDNIRPRGGDFKAGEVLLKAGQILDPWALSLVAAAGYHKVVVRKKPVVAILSNGDELVRVGEKPKSDQIFESGSHALIGLVEQWGAKAKFIGAAGDSVKCIHKALKGVKADLIVTIGGASVGDYDLVKPALEQLGLQVDFASINIRPGKPTWLGNLEDGTRVLGLPGNPASAMVCAQLFLRPYIEAALGRYEARPMLAAKLTAALPANGPRESWLRAVITHDDKGQLKVTALRDQDSSLVTVFAKSNALLRRPSDAPVVKTGDLVPVLPLDRLL, via the coding sequence ATGGCTGCGCTCAAAGGCATAACCGTCGATCAGGCCGCTGATTTTCTGCGCATGGTGGCGCCGAAACCGCGCACGCAGAAGGTGAAGCTGGAAAAAGCGCGCGGTCGGGTGCTGGCCGAAGATGTGCTGGCCACCCGCGATCAGCCGCCGTTCAATGCCTCGGCCATGGATGGTTATGCGGTGGTGGATCTGATCAGCGACGAGGCCCTGCAAAAAGAGCCGCTGACGGTGGTTGGCGAAAGTCTGGCCGGGCGGCGCTTCAAAGGGGATCTGATTGCCGGTGAGGCGGTGCGCATCTTTACCGGCGCGCCGGTACCAGCGATGACCAACGCAGTTATCATTCAGGAAAATATCGACCGGCAATCAGATCTTATTTTCGTGCAACCTGATGGCTGGGCCTCTAAAAGCGATAATATCCGTCCGCGTGGTGGTGATTTCAAGGCGGGCGAGGTCTTGCTTAAGGCGGGACAAATCCTTGATCCGTGGGCGTTATCGCTGGTCGCGGCTGCCGGATACCATAAGGTTGTTGTGCGCAAAAAACCGGTGGTGGCGATCCTCTCCAACGGCGATGAACTGGTGCGGGTAGGTGAAAAACCAAAATCCGATCAGATTTTTGAATCCGGCTCTCACGCCCTGATAGGCCTGGTCGAACAGTGGGGCGCTAAGGCGAAATTCATAGGTGCTGCCGGGGATTCGGTGAAATGCATCCATAAGGCACTCAAAGGCGTGAAAGCCGATCTGATTGTTACCATCGGCGGGGCCAGTGTCGGCGATTACGATCTGGTCAAACCGGCGCTGGAACAACTGGGGCTACAGGTCGATTTCGCCAGCATCAATATCCGGCCCGGCAAGCCGACATGGTTGGGCAATCTCGAAGACGGCACCCGCGTTTTGGGCCTGCCCGGCAACCCGGCCTCGGCCATGGTCTGCGCGCAGTTGTTTTTGCGGCCCTATATCGAGGCGGCTCTCGGCCGCTATGAGGCACGGCCTATGCTTGCCGCCAAACTGACTGCCGCACTCCCTGCCAATGGCCCGCGTGAAAGCTGGCTGCGAGCTGTGATCACCCATGATGATAAGGGCCAGCTTAAGGTCACGGCCCTGCGCGATCAGGACTCGTCGCTGGTGACGGTATTTGCCAAATCCAATGCCTTGCTGCGCCGCCCTTCCGACGCTCCGGTTGTGAAGACCGGCGATCTGGTGCCGGTTTTGCCGCTAGATCGTTTGTTGTAA